In Streptomyces sp. P3, one DNA window encodes the following:
- a CDS encoding sensor histidine kinase has protein sequence MQRLIETLPRLRRGHPWLADLLLVVLVAVPPVIRPQPGWRPVWVQAGVYMALVLPLLWRRRRPVLVAALVTAGFWAQYLGQVWGQEPGRGAVALAAVLATLTVRGLRGAAAATVLCAAGCVVLWIPDWQRDYGGPGARGAWLTPLAVGLLLAGAWVFGEYVRARRAYVAEFERRVSLAESERLALARVAVVEERARIAREIHDVLAHSVSVMVLNAEGGRLMRHADPTVVDRTLGVISATGRDALGELRRLLDVLRAPDTKGSADGPGPGPGSGGCVDRESLSGDLRRLVGRLNTNGTRARLDLRGEPGGLPADLTVHAYRIVQEALTNVVKHAPPNATIDVRVDTGAEGPGRLVRIRVENSAGAGAATVSEHPARELSRGHGLAGMRERTALCGGSVDAGPTPDGGYRVTATLGPTGPESSAATP, from the coding sequence GTGCAACGGCTGATCGAGACACTCCCCCGTCTGCGGCGTGGGCATCCGTGGCTGGCGGACCTGCTGCTGGTCGTACTGGTGGCCGTGCCCCCGGTGATCCGTCCGCAGCCGGGCTGGCGGCCCGTCTGGGTGCAGGCAGGCGTGTACATGGCCCTGGTGCTGCCTCTGCTGTGGCGCCGCCGCCGGCCGGTGCTCGTCGCGGCTCTGGTGACGGCCGGGTTCTGGGCGCAGTACCTCGGCCAGGTGTGGGGGCAGGAACCGGGGCGCGGCGCCGTCGCCCTGGCCGCGGTCCTGGCAACGCTCACGGTGCGCGGCCTGCGCGGGGCGGCCGCGGCGACGGTGCTCTGCGCCGCGGGCTGTGTCGTGCTGTGGATTCCGGACTGGCAGCGGGACTACGGGGGCCCGGGCGCGCGCGGCGCCTGGCTCACCCCGCTCGCGGTGGGCCTGCTGCTGGCCGGGGCGTGGGTGTTCGGTGAGTACGTCCGTGCCCGGCGCGCCTACGTCGCGGAGTTCGAGCGGCGGGTCTCGCTCGCCGAGTCGGAGCGCCTCGCGCTGGCCCGGGTGGCCGTCGTCGAGGAGCGGGCGCGCATCGCCCGCGAGATCCACGACGTCCTCGCGCACAGTGTGAGCGTGATGGTGCTGAACGCGGAGGGCGGCAGGCTGATGCGGCACGCCGACCCCACCGTCGTCGACCGGACCCTCGGCGTCATCAGCGCGACCGGTCGCGACGCCTTGGGCGAACTGCGCCGACTGCTGGACGTGCTGCGCGCCCCCGACACGAAAGGTTCAGCCGACGGCCCCGGACCCGGCCCCGGATCCGGTGGGTGTGTGGACCGAGAGTCCCTCTCGGGCGATCTGCGGCGGCTGGTCGGGCGCCTCAACACCAATGGGACGCGCGCCCGGCTGGACCTGCGCGGAGAGCCGGGCGGCCTTCCGGCGGATCTCACCGTGCACGCGTACCGCATCGTGCAGGAGGCGCTGACCAACGTCGTCAAGCACGCGCCGCCGAACGCCACGATCGACGTACGGGTCGACACCGGCGCCGAGGGGCCCGGTCGGCTGGTCCGCATCCGGGTGGAGAACTCGGCCGGAGCGGGAGCGGCAACCGTATCGGAGCACCCCGCTCGAGAGCTTTCCCGTGGTCACGGGCTCGCCGGCATGCGCGAACGCACCGCCCTGTGCGGCGGGAGCGTCGACGCCGGACCCACACCCGACG
- a CDS encoding class I SAM-dependent methyltransferase, with protein MSITTEFLRRPLMTGAVAASSRRLAYAMTDGIGLEQARLVAELGPGTGVFTDAILARLAPRARLVAVELNPVLAARLSATRRDTRLTVVQDTAAELAAVVGEPVDAVVSGLPWTVMPQDRRRHILDAVTEVLAPGGRFTTFAYLHAAWTPPARHFTAELACRFDRLERSKAVWANLPPAFAHRATKRP; from the coding sequence ATGTCGATCACCACCGAGTTCCTCAGACGGCCCCTCATGACCGGCGCCGTGGCCGCCAGCTCACGGCGGCTGGCGTACGCGATGACCGACGGCATCGGCCTGGAGCAGGCCCGCCTCGTCGCCGAACTCGGCCCGGGAACCGGGGTGTTCACCGACGCGATCCTCGCCCGGCTCGCACCCCGCGCACGGCTCGTCGCGGTCGAGCTCAACCCGGTGCTCGCGGCCCGGCTCTCGGCCACTCGGCGCGACACTCGGCTGACCGTGGTCCAGGACACGGCCGCCGAGCTGGCCGCCGTGGTCGGCGAACCGGTCGACGCCGTGGTCTCCGGGCTTCCGTGGACGGTGATGCCGCAGGACCGGCGCCGGCACATCCTGGACGCCGTGACCGAAGTCCTCGCGCCCGGCGGCCGGTTCACCACCTTCGCCTATCTGCACGCGGCCTGGACCCCGCCCGCCCGTCACTTCACCGCCGAACTCGCCTGCCGCTTCGACCGGCTGGAGCGCTCGAAAGCGGTGTGGGCGAACCTCCCGCCTGCTTTCGCCCACCGGGCCACCAAGAGGCCGTGA